One Mesoplodon densirostris isolate mMesDen1 chromosome X, mMesDen1 primary haplotype, whole genome shotgun sequence genomic region harbors:
- the CETN2 gene encoding centrin-2 gives MGSDAARAGRWEWSRVTVYVGCRNNGKWSPSAMASNFKKANMTSAAQRKRMSPKPELTEEQKQEIREAFDLFDADCTGTIDVKELKVAMRALGFEPKKEEIKKMISEIDKEGTGKMNFSDFLTVMTQKMSEKDTKEEILKAFKLFDDDETGKISFKNLKRVAKELGENLTDEELQEMIDEADRDGDGEVNEQEFLRIMKKTSLY, from the exons ATGGGGAGCGACGCCGCGCGCGCGGGGCGGTGGGAATGGAGCCGAGTCACTGTGTACGTCGGTTGCCGTAACAACGGGAAGTGGAGTCCATCCGCGATG GCCTCTAACTTTAAGAAGGCAAACATGACATCAGCTGCCCAGCGGAAAAGGATGAGTCCTAAACCGGAGCTTACTGAAGAGCAGAAACAGGAAATTCGAGAAGCTTTTGATCTCTTTGATGCTGACTGCACTGGGACAATTGATGTTAAGGAACTTAAG GTGGCAATGAGGGCACTGGGCTTTGAACCCAAGAAAGAAGAGATCAAGAAAATGATAAGTGAAATTGATAAGGAAGGGACAGGAAAAATGAACTTTAGCGACTTTTTGACTGTGATGACGCAGAAAATG TCTGAGAAAGATACCAAAGAAGAAATCCTGAAAGCTTTCAAGCTCTTCGATGATGATGAAACTGGGAAGATATCGTTCAAAAATCTAAAACGTGTGGCCAAGGAGTTGGGTGAAAACCTCACCGATGAGGAGCTGCAG GAAATGATTGATGAGGCCgatagagatggagatggagaagtCAATGAGCAAGAGTTCCTGCGCATCATGAAGAAGACCAGCCTTTATTAA